In Blattabacterium cuenoti, a single window of DNA contains:
- a CDS encoding Nif3-like dinuclear metal center hexameric protein → MDITVKNITDKLENFAPIEYSEPYDNVGLIIGSYEQIIKKLLITLDITEKVIEEAINKKCNLIISFHPILFKPINKLTGLSSQEKIIILSLKNNISIYVIHTNLDVIWNGINSYISNILDLYNTKVVFPKKGIIKKLTTYVPISYAERVRNSLFSAGAGEFNNYSCCSYNFDGIGTFLGNEDATPAIGKKQHLHMEKETCINVIFPYHKINYIKNALFKSHPYEEVAYEIYNLENYNSRLGIGISGMLKKEMNEYDFLRFLKTKMSLSYIRHSLFIGKKLKKIAIISGSGSFGIEHAIKEKYQVFVSSDLKYHDFFKSQNKIFIIDINHYESEKFNKLIIQSFLQKNFSSIDIEESSICTNPIQYFY, encoded by the coding sequence ATGGATATAACAGTAAAAAATATTACAGATAAATTAGAAAATTTTGCTCCAATAGAATATTCTGAACCGTATGATAATGTTGGATTAATTATAGGATCGTATGAACAAATAATTAAAAAACTATTGATAACTTTAGATATTACAGAGAAAGTAATAGAAGAAGCTATAAATAAAAAATGTAACTTAATCATTTCTTTTCATCCTATACTTTTCAAACCAATAAACAAATTAACTGGATTAAGTAGTCAAGAGAAAATTATTATTTTATCATTAAAAAATAATATATCTATTTACGTTATTCACACAAATTTAGATGTTATATGGAATGGAATTAATTCTTACATATCTAATATATTAGATTTATATAATACTAAAGTAGTCTTTCCTAAGAAAGGCATAATCAAAAAATTAACAACTTATGTTCCTATTTCTTATGCAGAAAGAGTTAGAAACTCTTTATTTTCTGCTGGTGCTGGAGAATTTAACAATTATAGTTGTTGTAGTTATAATTTTGATGGTATTGGAACTTTTCTAGGAAATGAAGATGCTACCCCTGCTATTGGTAAAAAACAACATTTGCATATGGAAAAAGAAACTTGCATAAATGTTATTTTTCCATATCATAAAATTAACTATATTAAAAACGCTCTTTTTAAAAGTCATCCTTATGAAGAAGTAGCTTATGAAATTTATAATTTAGAAAATTATAATTCACGTTTAGGAATAGGCATATCCGGTATGTTAAAGAAAGAAATGAATGAATATGATTTTTTACGTTTTTTAAAAACTAAAATGTCATTATCTTACATAAGACATTCTTTATTTATTGGTAAAAAATTAAAGAAAATAGCTATAATATCAGGATCAGGTAGTTTTGGTATTGAACATGCTATAAAAGAAAAATATCAAGTTTTTGTTTCATCTGATTTAAAATATCATGATTTTTTTAAATCACAAAATAAAATTTTTATTATTGATATTAATCATTATGAATCTGAAAAATTTAATAAATTAATAATACAATCTTTTTTACAAAAAAATTTTTCCTCAATTGATATTGAGGAATCCTCAATTTGTACAAATCCTATTCAATATTTTTATTAA
- a CDS encoding zinc ribbon domain-containing protein, with amino-acid sequence MKKKEKTIQVVDKLRKLYNLQLIDTRIDEIKEFRMNIPIEIKIIQDELEKTKKLLENTKKHIHALNEEILQKQKYIKQSDILIIKYNKQKNNIKNDNELYSLNKEIDYQKLEIQLYNKKIKEITHKINKYKILLEQQEITFKNEQEHIIHKKIELDQICVDNEKEEQLLRKQSDILSKELDKELLQTYIRIRNGVKNGIAVAPVQRGAPLGSYLLITPQKYYELMQRNKLLIDEHSGRILIDEELALEERKKYSFLKKKK; translated from the coding sequence ATGAAAAAAAAAGAAAAAACTATTCAAGTAGTAGATAAGTTAAGAAAATTATACAATCTTCAATTAATAGATACTAGGATAGATGAAATTAAAGAATTTCGCATGAATATACCTATAGAAATTAAAATTATACAAGATGAACTTGAAAAAACAAAAAAATTATTAGAAAATACTAAAAAGCATATTCATGCTTTGAATGAAGAAATTTTACAAAAACAAAAATATATTAAACAATCGGATATATTAATTATAAAATATAATAAACAAAAAAATAATATAAAAAATGACAATGAATTATATTCTTTGAATAAAGAAATTGATTATCAAAAATTAGAAATACAATTATATAATAAAAAAATAAAAGAAATTACCCATAAAATTAATAAGTATAAAATACTGTTGGAACAACAAGAAATAACATTTAAAAATGAACAAGAACATATCATTCATAAAAAAATAGAATTAGATCAAATTTGTGTAGACAATGAAAAAGAAGAACAATTGTTAAGAAAACAATCCGATATCCTTTCAAAGGAATTAGATAAAGAATTATTACAAACTTATATAAGAATAAGAAATGGAGTAAAAAATGGCATTGCAGTAGCTCCAGTTCAAAGAGGAGCTCCATTAGGATCTTATTTACTTATTACACCACAAAAATATTATGAACTTATGCAAAGAAATAAATTATTAATCGATGAACATAGTGGCAGAATACTAATAGATGAAGAACTAGCTCTAGAAGAAAGAAAAAAATATTCTTTTTTGAAGAAAAAAAAATAA
- the lipA gene encoding lipoyl synthase, with product MNLIKKKPDWIRVKFSIGKNYQKIKNLIFLHKLNTICQSGNCPNIGECWGKGVATFMILGSICTRSCKFCGVKTGKPDNIDWKEPEKIAKSIKILNLNHVVITSVNRDDLKDMGTYIWEQTIIKIKELNPKITIETLIPDFRGNKKIIDRIIKLNPEIISHNVETVYRLTKEVRIQAKYDRSLFVLKYIKEENTKIRTKTGIMLGLGETKEEVLETMQDIKHSKVDILTIGQYLQPSRKHFPVRFFVSPKEFLEYEKIGLKMGFKYVESGPLVRSSYHAEKHVL from the coding sequence ATGAATTTGATTAAAAAAAAACCGGATTGGATAAGAGTGAAATTTTCAATTGGCAAAAATTATCAAAAAATTAAAAATTTAATTTTTTTACATAAATTAAATACAATTTGTCAAAGTGGAAATTGTCCAAATATAGGAGAATGTTGGGGTAAAGGGGTTGCAACTTTTATGATTTTAGGATCTATTTGTACTAGATCATGTAAATTTTGTGGAGTCAAAACTGGAAAACCAGACAATATTGATTGGAAAGAACCAGAAAAAATAGCTAAATCGATTAAAATATTAAATCTAAATCATGTCGTTATTACTTCTGTAAATAGAGATGATTTAAAGGATATGGGTACATATATTTGGGAACAAACTATAATCAAAATAAAAGAATTAAATCCTAAAATTACAATAGAAACATTAATTCCAGATTTCAGAGGAAACAAAAAAATAATAGATAGAATCATAAAATTAAATCCAGAAATTATTTCTCATAACGTAGAAACTGTTTATAGACTAACAAAAGAAGTGAGAATTCAAGCAAAATATGATAGGAGTCTTTTTGTATTGAAATATATTAAAGAAGAAAATACTAAAATTCGTACAAAAACGGGTATTATGTTAGGATTGGGTGAAACAAAAGAAGAAGTATTAGAAACAATGCAAGATATCAAACATTCTAAAGTAGACATTTTAACAATTGGACAATATTTGCAACCTTCTAGAAAACATTTTCCAGTACGTTTTTTTGTATCTCCAAAAGAATTTTTAGAATATGAAAAAATTGGATTAAAAATGGGATTCAAATATGTAGAAAGTGGGCCATTAGTTCGTTCATCTTATCATGCGGAAAAACACGTATTATAA
- a CDS encoding thioredoxin family protein, producing MVITYSDYDIKQKKLKNFELLETKSGVKKSLKDFFSDLGTVIMFICNHCPFVKHINNKLILLSNEYINKNISFLSINSNDIQQYPEDSPENMKKVAHQLGYPFPYFFDRTQQVAKYYGAKCTPEFFIFQNQNLCYYGQFDDSRPGNNIPVSGIDIQNILDNILKEQPIQFTKKLSQGCNIKWKK from the coding sequence ATGGTTATTACTTATTCTGATTACGATATAAAACAGAAAAAACTAAAAAATTTTGAATTATTAGAAACTAAATCTGGGGTCAAAAAATCTTTGAAAGATTTTTTTTCTGATCTAGGAACTGTAATTATGTTTATTTGCAATCATTGTCCATTTGTTAAACATATTAATAACAAACTAATTCTATTATCTAATGAGTATATTAATAAAAATATATCATTTTTATCTATTAATTCTAATGATATTCAACAATATCCAGAAGATTCTCCTGAAAATATGAAAAAAGTAGCACATCAATTAGGATATCCTTTTCCTTATTTTTTTGATCGAACACAACAAGTTGCAAAATATTACGGAGCAAAATGTACTCCAGAATTTTTTATTTTTCAAAATCAAAATTTATGTTACTATGGTCAATTTGACGATTCTAGACCAGGAAATAATATTCCAGTAAGTGGAATAGATATACAAAATATACTAGATAATATATTAAAAGAACAACCAATACAATTCACAAAAAAATTAAGTCAAGGATGTAATATTAAATGGAAAAAGTAA